The genomic segment GGTGGTGATCGTGGACGTGGCCGCTTACAACAGCAAGCGGTATTACGTGATCGTCACCGATGCGGCTGGCGAAAAGGTGTTCTCGTTCCCGGTGACGGGGAGCGAAACCGTCCTCGACGCGCTGAGCGATAAGAAAGAGCTGACCGACGTCGGCGGCCGACGGAAGGTCTGGATCGCCCGGCGCCCCCTCCAGCCGGACCAGCCGTTGCAGATCTTGCCCGTCGATTGGGCGGCCATCACCCAAACCGGCGCGCCATCGACGAATTACCAGGTCATGCCCGGCGACCGCATCCACGTGACACGCGCCGCGGATTGATTCACGACCCGTGCCGCCGCAACGACCCAACGGACGCGCCGCATTCTGGGATTGACACGGACGGCGGTACCCGCTGTAAGCCCTCCGTCGCTTGAACGTGGGGGGGGAAGCGTTATGCGATGGGTGCGCGGCACGCTATTGGTTTGCGCGACGGCAGCAATCGTGGGGGTATCGGCCCTCATCGGCTGCACTCAGCTCCAGACGCACGATTCACTGGCCGATCTCCTCAAAGACCGGCAGGGCGCCAACTCGACGCCACCGCCCGCCGAGCCGGAACCGACGGCGGCCCCGCGAGAACTCGCTCGCGTCCCGGCCCCGCCTTACGCCGTCGAGCCGCCCGACGTGTTAACGATCGAGGTCACGGTCAAGGACCCGAAGACGGGCGCAACGGCCCCCTTGCCCGAACAGCCGGTTACGGGCACGTTCCTCGTCCGGGAGGACGGGACCGTCGGGTTGGGGAAGTGGGGTTCCGTACGCGTCAGCGGGTTGAAACTGGATGAAGCGTCCGACGCGGTTCGCAAGCACCTCGCGAACGCGCCGCTGGCCTCCGTGGCCGAACGTGACCTCTCGGTCGTGGTCGATGTCGTCGCTCGCAACAGCAAGCGGTACTACGTCATCACCGAGGCCGCCGACAAGCGCCAGGAGGTCTACGCGTTCCCGGCGACGTGGCAGGAGACCGTCGTGGACGCGGTCTCGGGGGTGGACGGCCTGGCCAGCGTCGCGGGCAAGCAGTCGGTGCGGATCGTTCGGAAGAAAACGGCCGGTGGACCGGATGAAGTGCTCCCCGTCGATTGGAACGCCGTCACGCAAAACGGCGTGATGACGACCAACTACCAGATCCTGCCCGGCGACCGCATCTTCGTCACCAGCAAGTAGCGCCCCGAATAGAGTCACAAGTGGTAAGGTCTCAAGTCGTAAAGTCGAAGACCAGAGCGAGTCTGGGCTTTCGACTTTACAACTTGAGACCTTACCACTTGTGACTTTGCGACCTGAGACTTTCCGAATCAGTACATGTCGTCGTAGCCGCCGCCGGCCGCGCCCTTCTTGCTGCCGTCGTCCTTCTTCTGCTCCTCGGCGATCATCGCGTCGGAGGTGAGCAGCAGGGTGGCGACGCTGGCCGCGTTCTGGAGGGCGCTGCGGACCACCTTCGTCGGGTCGATGATGCCGCGCTTCATCAGGTCGGTGTACTCGCTGGCGCGGGCGTCGTAGCCGAAGTTCCGGTCCGCGTTCGCCAGCACCTCCTTGGCGACCACGTTGCCGTCCTCGCCCGCGTTCTCCACGATCTGCTTCACCGGGGCGCGGCACGCGCGGACGATGATGTTGTAGCCCACCTTCTCGTCGTCCGTCAGGCCCTCGCCGGCCTTCAGGCCGTTGCTGGCGCGGAGCAGGGCGGTGCCGCCGCCGGGCAGGATGCCCTCCTGGTGCGCGGCCTTGGTCGCGTGCATCGCGTCCTCGACGCGCATCTTCTTTTCCTTCACCTCGCTCTCGGTCGCGCCGCCGACGTTGATCTTGGCGACGCCGCCGGACAGCTTCGCGATCCGCTCCTGGAGCTTCTCCTTGTCGTAGTCGCTGGTGCTCTTCTCCAGCTCCTTCTGGATGGTCGCGATGCGGCTCTTGATCGCCTCCTTCTTGCCGGCGCCCTCGATCACGGTGGTGTTGTCCTTGTCCACCTTGATCTTCTTCGCCTTACCGAGCTGGGGCAGGGTGACGGTTTCCAGCTTGAGGCCCAGGTCCTCGAAAATGGCCTCGCCGCCGGTCAGCACGGCGATGTCCTGGAGGATGGCCTTGCGGCGGTCGCCGTAGCCCGGCGCCTTGACCGCGCACACCTTGAACTGGCCCTGGGTCTTGATGACGTTCACCACGAGCGTGGCGAGCGCGTCGCCGTCCACGTCCTCGGCGATGATGAGCAGCGGCTTGCCCTGCTGAACGA from the Frigoriglobus tundricola genome contains:
- a CDS encoding polysaccharide biosynthesis/export family protein, whose translation is MRWVRGTLLVCATAAIVGVSALIGCTQLQTHDSLADLLKDRQGANSTPPPAEPEPTAAPRELARVPAPPYAVEPPDVLTIEVTVKDPKTGATAPLPEQPVTGTFLVREDGTVGLGKWGSVRVSGLKLDEASDAVRKHLANAPLASVAERDLSVVVDVVARNSKRYYVITEAADKRQEVYAFPATWQETVVDAVSGVDGLASVAGKQSVRIVRKKTAGGPDEVLPVDWNAVTQNGVMTTNYQILPGDRIFVTSK
- the groL gene encoding chaperonin GroEL (60 kDa chaperone family; promotes refolding of misfolded polypeptides especially under stressful conditions; forms two stacked rings of heptamers to form a barrel-shaped 14mer; ends can be capped by GroES; misfolded proteins enter the barrel where they are refolded when GroES binds), with the translated sequence MSAKQIAFDQEARDAMKRGITKLARAVKVTLGPKGRNVIIQKSFGSPTVTKDGVTVAKEIELPDHYENMGAAMVKEVASKTSDVAGDGTTTATVLAEAIFNEGLRAVVAGTNPMLMKRGMEKGVEDVVARLKEMSIPVKGKKDLEHVATVAANGDADIGKKLAEAMDKVGKDGVITVEEAKTMETGYEFVEGMQFDRGYLSPYFINNSETMECELEDVYVLIYEKKVSVARDMLPILEKVVQQGKPLLIIAEDVDGDALATLVVNVIKTQGQFKVCAVKAPGYGDRRKAILQDIAVLTGGEAIFEDLGLKLETVTLPQLGKAKKIKVDKDNTTVIEGAGKKEAIKSRIATIQKELEKSTSDYDKEKLQERIAKLSGGVAKINVGGATESEVKEKKMRVEDAMHATKAAHQEGILPGGGTALLRASNGLKAGEGLTDDEKVGYNIIVRACRAPVKQIVENAGEDGNVVAKEVLANADRNFGYDARASEYTDLMKRGIIDPTKVVRSALQNAASVATLLLTSDAMIAEEQKKDDGSKKGAAGGGYDDMY